A single window of Carassius auratus strain Wakin chromosome 9, ASM336829v1, whole genome shotgun sequence DNA harbors:
- the LOC113109057 gene encoding immunoglobulin superfamily member 2-like translates to MVDFWCQKWKLPLLLCLTGLLQWDLCSGQIQVQIQKGPLYRVKGYPISIFCKVTGFTGPSERDFEFILKKQNMPLNIISTSDPNFAYGLFSGRIRKKEIYVERLSGSSVVLWIKDLQEKDAGDQLCVTKHTGGEYFGDYEDEAKLNVIADTLEASYSGSPSQSLSEGDPLQLECQVSSQTFQHTHLSVTWFLHDEDDKNPRPIITLDKDLTVKPGAGFEDRYRAGLISMDKVEDTTYRLKMPQVQQSDQGKFFCKAIEWIQDPDRSWTQIAHKTTKACDVEIKFFACTLTTASSTPIVRMCQYTNRLNETGQI, encoded by the exons ATGGTAGACTTCTGGTGCCAAAAGTGGAAGCTGCCACTATTGTTGTGTCTCACAGGACTGCTGCAGTGGG atctgtgcaGTGGTCAGATTCAGGTCCAGATCCAGAAAGGTCCTCTGTATAGAGTGAAAGGATACCCCATCTCCATATTCTGTAAAGTTACAGGGTTTACAGGACCATCTGAGCGGGATTTTGAGTTCATTCTCAAGAAACAAAATATGCCATTAAATATAATCAGTACCAGTGACCCAAACTTTGCCTACGGATTGTTCTCCGgtagaataagaaaaaaagagatttatgTTGAAAGGCTGTCAGGATCTTCAGTTGTCTTGTGGATCAAAGATTTGCAGGAGAAGGATGCAGGTGATCAGCTCTGTGTGACCAAACACACAGGTGGTGAATATTTCGGAGATTATGAGGATGAAGCAAAGCTTAATG TGATAGCAGACACCCTGGAGGCATCGTACTCGGGCTCTCCTTCTCAGAGCTTGTCTGAAGGGGATCCTCTTCAGCTTGAGTGCCAGGTCTCCAGCCAGACTTTTCAACACACTCATCTGTCGGTCACCTGGTTTCTTCATGATGAAGATGATAAAAACCCCCGGCCAATCATTACTCTGGACAAAGATCTGACTGTAAAGCCAGGAGCTGGATTTGAGGATCGCTATCGTGCTGGTCTTATCAGCATGGACAAGGTGGAGGACACAACCTACAGACTGAAGATGCCTCAAGTGCAGCAGTCCGACCAGGGGAAGTTCTTCTGCAAAGCCATTGAGTGGATCCAAGACCCAGACCGTTCCTGGACACAGATTGCCCACAAAACCACCAAGGCATGCGATGTGGAGATTAAGTTCTTCGCCTGCACCCTGACGACGGCGTCCTCAACTCCCATTGTTCGGATGTGTCAATAtacaaatagattaaatgaaacgggacaaatttaa